A window from Chloroflexota bacterium encodes these proteins:
- a CDS encoding NAD(+)/NADH kinase, producing the protein MKRVGILYHPKIEKAEAFSRELEKFLKAQGVSFWTCSSWEEEKAKPQIAGSELILSIGGDGTILRAVRAVIPQAVPIVGINLGNLGFMTELKADEAFEKLPRLLDGGGWIEERAMLEAVLLSQDKVFHAMNDIFVGRRNFARLVQVETRVNGEILATHRADGVIVATATGSTGYSLAAGGPILHPQANEIIFKPVCPHLTLDRAVVLPAEAEIQLKVTTTHEAMLSIDGQVELPLRSGDQVKVKLSPYVGRFLRIRPKAYFYSYLESRLKGKIS; encoded by the coding sequence GTGAAACGGGTTGGCATTTTATATCACCCAAAAATTGAGAAGGCTGAGGCTTTTAGCCGAGAGCTGGAGAAATTTCTGAAAGCTCAGGGCGTTTCCTTCTGGACGTGCTCGTCATGGGAGGAGGAGAAGGCGAAGCCTCAGATAGCCGGCTCGGAATTAATACTGAGCATCGGGGGTGATGGCACTATACTGCGGGCAGTACGAGCCGTTATTCCGCAGGCAGTGCCAATTGTAGGTATAAACCTGGGTAACCTGGGTTTTATGACTGAGCTTAAAGCTGATGAAGCTTTTGAGAAGTTGCCTCGGCTGCTGGATGGTGGTGGTTGGATTGAAGAGAGAGCTATGCTTGAAGCTGTGCTGTTATCTCAGGACAAGGTTTTTCATGCCATGAACGATATTTTTGTTGGGCGAAGGAACTTTGCGCGGCTGGTTCAGGTTGAGACCAGGGTTAATGGCGAGATTTTAGCGACCCATCGGGCTGATGGCGTCATAGTGGCTACGGCTACTGGTAGCACAGGTTACTCACTGGCGGCTGGTGGGCCTATTCTTCATCCACAGGCGAACGAAATCATATTCAAGCCGGTTTGTCCTCATCTGACTCTGGATAGAGCTGTGGTTTTGCCTGCCGAAGCTGAAATCCAGTTGAAGGTGACTACAACCCATGAAGCCATGCTCAGCATTGATGGGCAGGTGGAGTTGCCACTACGCAGCGGAGATCAAGTTAAAGTTAAACTTAGCCCTTATGTAGGGCGTTTCTTAAGGATTCGTCCCAAAGCTTATTTTTACAGTTATCTGGAGTCGAGACTTAAAGGGAAGATATCATGA
- a CDS encoding NADH-quinone oxidoreductase subunit N, with protein MTISELRFLTPELSLLGFALVVILVDLFVKQKKVLAGLSIAGLVVSAGFTVAIWGTPSEAIFYRMLAVDNFALFFKLLLLVAAGLIILASQDYVSKFERFQGEYYALVLISALGMMLLVASADLIAIYVALELSGISLYVLATFLKDQKSSEAGLKYLLLGAVASAVLLYGMALVFGFTGKTCLMCIADYVRGMPGAGLLNNPALLLGMVLLAAGFGFKIASFPFQMWVPDVYEGAPTPITAYISVASKAAGFAVVLRIFFVALGAPEWLSLNWGILFAILSAVTMTVGNVVAILQSNIKRMLGYSSIAQAGYLMVGLATVGMAVGSDALGQSGLLFFLMSYAVTNLGAFIAIIAISNKIKSDEINDYSGMGKRAPLLAVALTLCLISLIGLPPTAGLIAKIYIFSGAVQHGLLWLVIVAVINSCISAFYYLRVVKVMWVGTPTSEERVPSSWALRIALAFCCLFVLLLGVVPGGFVGIAEAAVRMLGS; from the coding sequence ATGACAATTAGTGAGCTTCGTTTTTTGACACCGGAACTCAGTCTGCTGGGTTTTGCCCTCGTGGTAATTCTGGTTGATTTATTTGTCAAGCAGAAGAAAGTCCTGGCTGGTCTTAGCATCGCTGGCCTGGTGGTTTCCGCTGGTTTCACCGTGGCGATTTGGGGAACACCCAGTGAAGCCATCTTCTACCGCATGCTGGCGGTCGACAATTTTGCTCTTTTCTTTAAACTCCTATTATTAGTAGCTGCCGGTCTCATTATACTGGCTTCCCAAGACTATGTGAGTAAATTCGAGAGATTTCAGGGCGAGTATTATGCGTTGGTGCTTATCTCGGCTCTAGGTATGATGCTGCTGGTGGCATCAGCCGACCTGATTGCTATCTATGTGGCTTTGGAATTGAGCGGCATCTCGCTGTATGTGCTAGCTACTTTTCTGAAGGACCAGAAATCATCTGAGGCCGGGCTGAAGTACCTGCTTCTGGGTGCTGTTGCCTCGGCAGTGCTCCTTTATGGCATGGCTTTGGTTTTCGGCTTTACCGGCAAGACATGCCTGATGTGTATTGCCGACTATGTTCGGGGTATGCCTGGCGCCGGTCTTCTAAACAACCCAGCTTTGCTTTTGGGTATGGTGCTTCTGGCTGCTGGCTTCGGCTTCAAGATCGCCAGTTTCCCATTCCAGATGTGGGTGCCCGATGTTTATGAAGGTGCGCCAACGCCGATTACCGCCTATATTTCTGTAGCCAGCAAGGCTGCAGGCTTTGCCGTTGTCCTTCGTATTTTCTTCGTCGCCCTTGGTGCTCCTGAATGGCTTAGCCTTAACTGGGGCATTTTATTTGCCATTTTGAGCGCTGTCACCATGACGGTGGGCAATGTGGTGGCTATTCTTCAGAGCAATATCAAGCGCATGCTCGGTTATTCCAGCATAGCTCAAGCTGGCTATCTCATGGTTGGGCTGGCTACGGTTGGGATGGCGGTAGGAAGCGATGCTTTGGGGCAAAGCGGGCTGCTCTTTTTCCTAATGAGCTACGCCGTTACTAATCTGGGAGCCTTTATTGCTATTATAGCTATCTCCAACAAGATCAAAAGTGATGAAATTAATGACTATTCCGGCATGGGTAAGCGAGCACCGCTCTTGGCTGTCGCTTTAACTCTTTGCTTGATTTCTCTGATTGGTTTGCCGCCGACAGCAGGGCTTATTGCCAAGATTTATATTTTTAGTGGAGCAGTGCAACATGGCTTACTGTGGCTGGTTATAGTAGCGGTGATAAATAGTTGTATCTCGGCTTTCTACTATCTGAGAGTGGTTAAGGTAATGTGGGTGGGCACTCCGACTTCAGAGGAGAGAGTGCCTTCGTCCTGGGCGCTGCGTATTGCTTTAGCTTTCTGCTGCCTCTTCGTCCTGCTTTTGGGTGTTGTCCCGGGTGGTTTTGTCGGTATTGCTGAAGCTGCCGTTCGCATGTTGGGCTCGTAA
- a CDS encoding NUDIX domain-containing protein — protein MITSQIMVAVGAVIEDDEGRILLVKHKPERGGFWQRKWICPGGKLELGETIAEGIKREIKEETGLEIELVRPLPAFDRIVKSAGGVSLHVVYISYVAKLAGGELKVDSDVGEALWVNKEELDSIWKDMHEDAKELLKLAGMV, from the coding sequence ATGATTACGTCTCAGATAATGGTGGCGGTGGGGGCGGTTATTGAGGATGACGAAGGTAGAATACTTTTAGTTAAACACAAGCCGGAAAGGGGTGGTTTTTGGCAAAGAAAGTGGATTTGCCCAGGCGGTAAACTGGAGCTGGGAGAAACGATTGCTGAGGGCATAAAACGTGAGATTAAAGAGGAGACAGGATTAGAGATAGAATTGGTCAGACCTTTGCCAGCTTTTGACCGAATTGTGAAGTCGGCTGGTGGAGTGAGCTTGCATGTGGTTTATATTAGCTACGTAGCCAAGCTAGCTGGTGGTGAACTCAAGGTGGATAGCGATGTTGGAGAAGCTCTATGGGTTAATAAGGAGGAACTTGATAGTATCTGGAAAGACATGCATGAAGATGCCAAAGAGTTGCTTAAATTAGCCGGGATGGTCTAA
- a CDS encoding NADH-quinone oxidoreductase subunit M has protein sequence MSFAYLSTIVFLPVVGLVIIALLPKPQQKTIKLIALIFALASFALSIAVFCLFDRSAGAIGQIQFEEKLSWISAINAYYHLGVDGLSLPLVILMTFLGVLAVLVSWNIQLRPKEYFIWLLLLEASILGVFCSLDLILFFLFWELELIPMYFLISIWGSGRKEYSAIKYVIYTLVGSALMLAGILSIYFTTGSLNMMELAGLAAARPVIPLAAMFLLMLVGFAIKLPVFPLHTWLPDAHTDAPTAASVILAGALLKMGGYGMIRLCVTIFPGVALHYAPLLVVFAVVSVLYGAAVTLRQKDLKRLIAYSSVSHMGYVLLGIFALSQISLTGATLQMFSHGIITGLLFAMVGLVYDKSHERNLDNLGGLARRMPVIVVVFSIAGLASLGLPGTSGFAAEFITFVGSYSSLAVEGIRIYTILGVFGIVLTAGYILWMLQRVFYGPPLEKFSDVPDANNIEKVCVFSFVAAIMLVGIYPAILTDVIKLGVEPIVRLVGL, from the coding sequence TTGAGTTTTGCTTATCTATCAACCATAGTCTTTCTCCCGGTAGTCGGGCTGGTAATTATTGCCTTATTGCCTAAACCGCAGCAAAAGACCATAAAACTTATAGCCCTGATATTCGCCCTGGCTTCATTTGCTCTGTCGATAGCTGTTTTCTGTCTTTTTGACCGTTCTGCTGGCGCTATTGGACAGATTCAATTTGAGGAAAAACTCTCCTGGATATCGGCAATCAACGCTTATTACCATCTCGGTGTTGATGGCCTCAGCTTGCCTCTGGTGATACTGATGACATTCCTCGGCGTCTTGGCGGTGCTGGTGTCGTGGAATATACAGTTGAGGCCTAAGGAATATTTCATCTGGTTATTGCTTTTGGAGGCGAGCATACTGGGTGTTTTTTGCTCCTTAGACCTTATCTTGTTCTTCTTGTTCTGGGAACTAGAGCTTATCCCTATGTATTTTCTCATCTCTATTTGGGGCAGTGGCAGGAAAGAGTACTCAGCTATCAAGTATGTGATATACACCCTGGTCGGCAGCGCCCTGATGCTGGCTGGCATTTTGAGCATTTATTTTACAACTGGTAGCTTGAACATGATGGAGCTGGCTGGTCTGGCTGCTGCCAGGCCAGTTATCCCGCTGGCGGCCATGTTTTTATTGATGTTGGTTGGTTTCGCTATTAAGCTGCCGGTTTTTCCCTTACATACTTGGTTGCCCGATGCCCATACTGATGCTCCGACAGCGGCGAGCGTGATTTTGGCCGGGGCATTGCTGAAGATGGGTGGCTACGGGATGATTCGGCTTTGTGTAACCATCTTCCCTGGGGTTGCCCTGCATTACGCTCCGTTGCTGGTAGTCTTCGCCGTTGTCAGTGTACTCTATGGAGCGGCGGTAACTTTAAGGCAGAAGGATTTGAAGCGGTTGATCGCTTACAGTAGCGTTAGCCACATGGGGTATGTGCTTCTGGGCATTTTCGCCTTGAGTCAAATAAGTCTGACCGGGGCCACTTTGCAGATGTTCAGCCATGGCATTATCACCGGACTTCTCTTTGCTATGGTAGGGCTGGTCTACGATAAATCTCATGAGCGCAATCTGGACAATCTGGGTGGGCTAGCCCGACGGATGCCGGTTATAGTAGTGGTCTTCAGCATCGCCGGCTTAGCGTCTTTAGGCTTACCGGGCACAAGCGGTTTTGCTGCTGAGTTTATTACCTTTGTGGGAAGCTACTCGAGCCTGGCTGTTGAAGGCATTCGAATATATACCATTCTGGGTGTCTTTGGGATTGTCTTAACTGCCGGCTACATTTTGTGGATGCTGCAGCGAGTTTTCTACGGCCCGCCATTGGAGAAATTCAGCGACGTACCCGATGCCAACAATATTGAGAAGGTATGCGTCTTTTCTTTTGTTGCTGCTATTATGCTTGTCGGTATTTACCCAGCTATCCTAACTGATGTCATCAAGCTGGGGGTTGAGCCGATAGTAAGGCTAGTAGGTTTGTGA
- the nuoL gene encoding NADH-quinone oxidoreductase subunit L: MPNQVPWLIFLLPFLSFIVISFILRPFFNNRPKLGGYVTIGAIGVSCVLSLWVLAEVLAMPGHKLEIPDIQWMVIGDLSVQVGILVDSLTAIMVVVVSFVSLMVQIYSQGYMQGDPGYHRYFAFMSLFTACMLGLVMADNLVFLFLFWEGVGLGSYLLIGFWFHRPSAADAAKKAFIVTRFGDFGFLAAILLLFYNTGTFNIEELHGLAVAGVLGGTTLTWAAIGIFSGAVGKSAQFPLHVWLPDAMEGPTPVSALIHAATMVAAGVFLVARFFPLFEHSQMALTTVAVIGGFTAIFAASMGLVMTDIKRVLAYSTISQLGYMMLGLGVGGVAVGIFHLFNHAFFKALLFLGAGSVNHSTGTFDMREMGGLRKAMPWTYITFLIASLSIAGIWPLSGFWSKDEILAYSFANNQVLFYLAMITVFMTAFYMFRAVFLTFGGEYRGGALSSHGGHEGGKPHESPAVMVVPMVILAVLSVVSGWLNVTGSFSQFLGHGGNGGVHGFIGGFFGMLAHPLPLISLLVAGLGILLAYAMYSAKWVSAEAVGRVFKPFYTLFNRKYWFDELYERVVVVRVLVDGIFAALSIFDSRVVDGVVNGVARGTAEASGVMRRAQTGQLQAYGIAIAIGVIAIAVCFYLFG; the protein is encoded by the coding sequence ATGCCCAATCAAGTCCCGTGGCTGATATTTCTATTACCCTTCTTGTCATTTATCGTTATTTCCTTCATCCTCCGGCCTTTCTTTAATAATCGTCCCAAACTTGGCGGCTATGTTACCATTGGTGCTATTGGCGTTTCTTGTGTCCTCTCTTTGTGGGTGCTGGCGGAAGTCTTGGCTATGCCCGGGCATAAGCTGGAAATACCTGATATACAGTGGATGGTGATTGGTGACCTGAGCGTCCAAGTCGGGATATTAGTTGATTCTCTAACTGCCATCATGGTTGTAGTGGTTAGCTTTGTCAGCCTGATGGTTCAAATTTATTCCCAAGGTTATATGCAAGGTGATCCCGGCTACCATCGCTATTTTGCTTTCATGTCTCTTTTCACAGCCTGTATGCTGGGCTTGGTCATGGCCGATAACCTCGTTTTCCTATTTCTCTTCTGGGAGGGCGTTGGCTTAGGCTCCTATCTTCTCATCGGTTTCTGGTTTCACCGGCCTTCTGCTGCCGATGCAGCCAAGAAGGCTTTTATTGTTACCCGCTTTGGTGATTTTGGTTTTCTAGCTGCTATCCTTCTGCTTTTCTACAATACAGGAACTTTTAATATCGAGGAGCTGCATGGCTTAGCTGTTGCCGGAGTTTTAGGTGGGACAACTTTAACCTGGGCAGCCATCGGCATTTTCTCCGGTGCTGTGGGCAAATCAGCGCAATTCCCATTGCACGTCTGGTTGCCCGATGCTATGGAGGGCCCGACGCCGGTCAGTGCCCTCATACATGCGGCGACAATGGTGGCTGCAGGGGTCTTCTTGGTGGCTCGCTTCTTCCCACTGTTTGAGCATTCCCAGATGGCTTTAACTACGGTAGCCGTCATCGGCGGTTTTACGGCTATTTTTGCTGCTAGCATGGGTCTGGTGATGACTGATATCAAACGTGTCCTGGCTTATTCAACCATCAGCCAGCTGGGTTATATGATGTTGGGTCTGGGTGTTGGCGGTGTTGCCGTTGGCATCTTCCATCTGTTCAATCATGCCTTCTTCAAGGCCCTGTTGTTTCTCGGTGCTGGAAGTGTCAACCACAGCACGGGGACTTTTGACATGCGGGAGATGGGTGGCTTGCGTAAGGCAATGCCATGGACTTATATTACTTTCCTTATTGCCTCATTGAGTATTGCTGGTATCTGGCCGCTTTCCGGTTTCTGGAGTAAGGATGAAATACTGGCATATTCCTTTGCCAACAACCAGGTATTGTTCTACCTGGCCATGATTACCGTATTTATGACAGCCTTTTATATGTTCCGAGCCGTATTCCTTACCTTCGGTGGTGAGTACCGAGGCGGGGCGTTATCAAGTCATGGTGGTCATGAAGGTGGGAAGCCTCATGAATCACCGGCAGTGATGGTTGTCCCTATGGTCATTCTGGCTGTTTTATCGGTTGTCTCCGGATGGCTCAATGTTACCGGCTCATTCAGCCAGTTTCTGGGTCATGGTGGAAATGGTGGGGTGCATGGTTTCATTGGTGGTTTCTTTGGCATGCTGGCACATCCGTTGCCTTTGATATCACTTCTGGTAGCAGGCTTGGGCATTTTGTTGGCCTACGCTATGTACAGTGCTAAATGGGTGTCGGCTGAAGCTGTGGGCAGGGTCTTCAAGCCTTTTTATACCTTGTTTAACCGAAAATACTGGTTCGACGAGCTTTATGAGCGAGTTGTCGTGGTCAGGGTGCTGGTTGATGGAATTTTTGCGGCGCTCAGCATCTTTGACTCTCGTGTTGTCGATGGGGTGGTGAATGGTGTGGCTCGCGGTACTGCTGAGGCGAGTGGAGTTATGCGGCGGGCACAGACAGGGCAGTTGCAGGCCTATGGCATAGCTATTGCTATTGGTGTGATAGCGATTGCAGTCTGTTTTTATCTCTTCGGTTGA
- the nuoK gene encoding NADH-quinone oxidoreductase subunit NuoK, producing MSVGLEHYLVLSAVLFSIGLYGVLAKRNAVVILMCIEIMLNAANIALVAFSRYVVPMFLTGQIFAIFVMVVAAAEAAVGIAIIITIYRNRESVDVDKFDLMKW from the coding sequence ATGTCAGTTGGACTAGAGCATTACCTTGTTTTATCAGCGGTTCTTTTTTCCATTGGGTTATATGGGGTTTTGGCTAAGCGTAATGCTGTGGTCATTTTGATGTGCATTGAAATTATGCTCAATGCAGCTAACATCGCCCTGGTTGCTTTTTCCCGCTACGTTGTGCCCATGTTTCTTACCGGGCAGATATTTGCCATATTTGTCATGGTGGTGGCTGCGGCTGAGGCTGCTGTTGGCATAGCCATAATAATCACTATTTATCGTAATCGAGAATCTGTTGATGTTGATAAATTTGACTTGATGAAATGGTAG
- a CDS encoding NADH-quinone oxidoreductase subunit L — translation MFDIIFWILAAVTVCAALAVVILRDVFRAALSLVLLFLTIAGIYITLYADFLAVVQILIYVGAISVLIIVAIMLTREVWHGNPSGKLRIPALVVSLLLLGTMVFTVISTKWETSGEPPQQPTTAAIGASLFGEGGFILPVEITAVLLLAAVLGAIVLIREK, via the coding sequence GACCGTCTGTGCAGCGTTGGCTGTGGTTATCTTGCGTGATGTCTTTCGGGCAGCTCTTTCTCTGGTTCTGCTTTTCTTAACCATAGCTGGGATATATATAACGCTTTACGCAGACTTCCTGGCGGTTGTGCAGATACTTATTTACGTGGGAGCTATCTCAGTATTGATTATTGTGGCAATCATGCTTACACGCGAAGTTTGGCACGGCAATCCATCGGGGAAACTGCGCATCCCCGCATTGGTTGTGAGCTTGCTGCTTTTAGGGACTATGGTTTTCACTGTGATAAGCACCAAATGGGAAACGAGCGGTGAGCCACCTCAACAGCCGACAACGGCAGCCATAGGTGCGAGCCTGTTCGGCGAAGGTGGCTTTATATTACCTGTGGAAATTACCGCAGTGTTGCTCTTGGCGGCGGTGCTAGGTGCTATTGTGCTGATAAGGGAGAAATAA